In the genome of Cutibacterium equinum, one region contains:
- a CDS encoding potassium channel family protein, with the protein MRIVIVGAGNVGRSIARELTAHGHQILLIDKNPKAMKPDTVPEAEWLCADACEMAALEEARLDHCDVAISATGDDKVNLVHSLLAKTEFGVPRTVARVNHPGNEWMFDQVWGVDVAVSTPRLMAALVEEAVTVGELVHLFTFQKGRANLVELTLPDNSPRVGDRIRDIAMPGDAVLVAIIRDGQGRAPEREAALEAGDELLFMVSPNYEPDLADLLAPHRTS; encoded by the coding sequence GTGAGAATCGTCATCGTTGGAGCCGGTAACGTCGGCAGGTCCATTGCTCGTGAGCTCACTGCCCACGGACATCAGATCCTGCTCATTGACAAGAACCCCAAGGCCATGAAGCCAGACACTGTCCCGGAGGCTGAGTGGTTGTGCGCGGACGCCTGCGAGATGGCCGCCCTTGAGGAGGCCCGCCTCGATCACTGCGACGTCGCCATTTCAGCTACCGGTGATGACAAGGTGAACCTGGTCCATTCACTGCTCGCCAAGACGGAGTTCGGCGTGCCAAGGACTGTCGCCCGCGTCAACCATCCCGGCAACGAGTGGATGTTCGACCAGGTGTGGGGAGTCGACGTTGCGGTGTCGACCCCGCGACTCATGGCGGCCTTGGTCGAGGAAGCCGTGACCGTCGGCGAGTTGGTGCACCTGTTCACCTTCCAGAAGGGGCGCGCGAACCTCGTCGAGCTCACCCTGCCTGACAACTCCCCGCGTGTTGGTGACCGCATCCGCGACATCGCGATGCCCGGAGATGCCGTTCTCGTTGCCATCATCCGCGACGGCCAAGGTCGTGCACCCGAACGCGAGGCCGCTCTCGAGGCCGGGGACGAGCTGCTCTTCATGGTCTCGCCAAACTATGAGCCAGATCTGGCCGATCTACTGGCGCCTCACCGAACCAGCTGA
- a CDS encoding class I SAM-dependent RNA methyltransferase, with the protein MQVSVDATPVEEFDLVMGNIAHGGYCVARLDGRVVFVRGTLPGETVRVRLTDTSKASHWFGQAVEVISADPHRVDPPCPVAGECGGCDFQHVDIEFQRELKQRVVAEQLSRIAGITWTGSVEAVEGSSDGLGWRTRMQYRSIKGRPGLRRHRSHDVVEVPDGGCPIAHPAGRDAAEAACRGCEQAIVMVTNCLTDNPEVSVIADGQLIAGGETMTAQVGQRRWKVGAGGFWQVHPGAAEALADAVVAGLDPHQGDEALDLYCGVGLFAGLLADRGVRVRGIEVSRQAVALARRNVPGGRFVAGRVERVLPRMKAKANLVVLDPPRKGAGKAVVQAVTRTSPRAIAHVACDPAALARDLHLFEINGYVPRSIRCFDVFPMTHHVEAVAILKPKV; encoded by the coding sequence GTGCAGGTGTCTGTTGATGCGACCCCGGTCGAGGAATTCGACCTCGTCATGGGCAACATTGCCCACGGTGGTTACTGTGTGGCGCGTCTGGACGGCAGGGTGGTCTTCGTCCGTGGCACCTTGCCGGGGGAGACGGTTCGGGTCCGACTCACTGATACCTCGAAGGCTTCACACTGGTTCGGGCAGGCCGTCGAGGTCATCTCGGCCGACCCGCACCGCGTCGACCCGCCGTGCCCGGTTGCGGGGGAGTGCGGAGGTTGCGACTTCCAGCACGTCGACATCGAGTTCCAACGCGAGCTCAAACAACGGGTGGTCGCCGAACAGCTCAGTCGTATCGCCGGTATCACCTGGACGGGATCGGTGGAGGCTGTCGAGGGTTCCTCCGACGGCCTGGGCTGGCGGACCCGTATGCAGTATCGCAGCATCAAGGGACGTCCGGGCCTGCGACGCCACCGCAGTCATGACGTGGTGGAGGTGCCCGACGGTGGCTGTCCCATTGCCCATCCGGCGGGGCGAGATGCCGCAGAGGCCGCGTGCCGGGGGTGTGAGCAGGCGATCGTCATGGTGACCAACTGCCTCACCGACAACCCGGAGGTCAGTGTCATCGCGGATGGTCAGCTCATCGCTGGCGGCGAGACGATGACGGCTCAGGTGGGCCAGCGTCGTTGGAAGGTCGGCGCCGGTGGTTTTTGGCAGGTCCATCCCGGGGCGGCTGAGGCCTTGGCTGACGCTGTGGTGGCTGGCTTGGATCCCCATCAGGGCGACGAGGCGTTGGACCTGTACTGCGGTGTGGGTCTGTTCGCGGGTCTGCTTGCTGATCGTGGCGTTCGTGTCCGTGGCATCGAGGTGTCACGTCAGGCGGTGGCATTGGCACGACGCAATGTCCCGGGTGGACGTTTCGTTGCTGGGCGCGTGGAGCGGGTTCTGCCCCGTATGAAGGCGAAGGCGAATCTCGTCGTGCTGGATCCTCCGCGCAAAGGCGCGGGAAAGGCCGTGGTTCAAGCGGTGACCCGTACCTCGCCGCGAGCGATCGCCCATGTCGCATGCGATCCGGCCGCTCTGGCCCGCGATCTGCACCTGTTCGAGATCAACGGATATGTGCCTCGTTCGATTCGGTGCTTCGACGTCTTCCCGATGACCCATCACGTTGAGGCCGTGGCGATTCTGAAGCCGAAGGTCTGA
- the dut gene encoding dUTP diphosphatase, with protein sequence MADVIVPTVADPQAMPRYAMPGDAGADLTCRHDVDLAPGERAMVETGVRIALPDGYVGLINPRSGLAARCGLSIVNAPGTIDAGYRGQIKVLLINTDPRQSVHLEAGSRIAQLVVVPVVQAVFQPVDDLDQTERGQGGYGSTGVSGARPADG encoded by the coding sequence GTGGCTGACGTCATTGTCCCGACCGTGGCAGATCCCCAAGCCATGCCCCGCTATGCCATGCCTGGTGACGCCGGGGCCGATCTCACCTGTCGCCATGATGTCGACCTGGCTCCGGGGGAGAGGGCCATGGTCGAGACCGGTGTGCGTATCGCCTTGCCAGACGGCTATGTCGGGCTCATCAATCCGCGGTCAGGTCTGGCAGCTCGGTGTGGGTTGTCGATCGTCAACGCCCCCGGCACCATCGACGCGGGATACCGAGGTCAGATCAAGGTGTTGCTCATCAACACCGATCCCAGACAGTCAGTGCACCTTGAGGCCGGGTCTCGGATAGCACAGCTCGTCGTCGTCCCAGTCGTCCAGGCAGTGTTCCAGCCTGTCGATGACTTGGACCAGACCGAACGCGGCCAAGGCGGGTACGGGTCCACCGGCGTTTCCGGTGCGCGTCCCGCTGATGGTTAG
- a CDS encoding potassium channel family protein: MGATATQERGHVHIVIMGCGRVGSSLAILLEKRGHDVSVIDIDDNAFRRLGPDFKGQTVKGIGFDRSVLEKAGIREADGFAAVSSGDNSNVLSARVVREEFGLDNVVARIYDQGRAEVYERLGIPTVATVRWAADQVLRSLMPEGSEPAWRDPSGQVRLIRVNTHSDWVGMKISAIQDRIHTPIPFLLRFGQGMVPDAATLLQDGDVVYVAVEVDRITEIESLLAKPPVKR, from the coding sequence ATGGGTGCTACCGCCACCCAGGAGAGGGGTCACGTGCACATCGTCATCATGGGATGTGGCCGAGTCGGATCGAGCTTGGCCATTCTCCTGGAAAAGCGTGGCCACGACGTTTCGGTCATCGACATTGACGACAACGCATTCCGCCGCCTGGGACCCGACTTCAAGGGACAGACGGTCAAGGGAATTGGGTTCGATCGCTCGGTGCTCGAGAAGGCCGGGATCCGCGAGGCTGACGGATTCGCTGCCGTCTCCAGCGGCGACAACTCCAACGTCTTGTCGGCGCGGGTCGTGCGCGAAGAGTTTGGCCTGGACAACGTCGTGGCGCGCATCTACGACCAAGGACGTGCTGAGGTTTACGAGCGGTTGGGGATCCCGACGGTGGCCACCGTGCGTTGGGCTGCCGACCAGGTGTTGCGAAGCCTCATGCCGGAGGGTTCTGAACCGGCATGGCGCGACCCGTCCGGTCAGGTGCGTCTCATTCGTGTCAACACCCACTCTGACTGGGTCGGGATGAAGATCTCCGCCATCCAGGACCGCATCCACACCCCGATTCCCTTCCTGTTGCGGTTCGGTCAGGGCATGGTTCCTGACGCGGCCACCCTGCTGCAGGACGGCGACGTCGTCTACGTGGCGGTCGAGGTTGATCGCATCACCGAAATCGAGAGCCTGCTGGCCAAGCCGCCGGTCAAGCGTTGA
- a CDS encoding APC family permease → MKVFQAVKRVLIGRKLESSALGETLLPKRIALPVFASDALSSVAYAPDEILITLSLAGAAGFAFSWKIGIAVALVMLIVVMSYRQTVHAYPSGGGDYEVATANLSPRFGLVVASALLVDYVLTVAVSVSSGIQNAEAMIPGLAGHEGVAAAVVIAILTAMNLRGVRESGTFFAIPTYAFMISVICMVIWGLTRIFVLGDHLRAPTADYTVVGAPKYTGLVGIAFVILMARTFSSGCAALTGVEAISNGVPSFREPKSRNAATTLAMLGGIAVSMLMGILILANVTGVKMFDTTGESHLVDTHGHVVTDQVTVVGQLARTVFYDSFKPGFYIMIVCTMIILFLAANTAFNGFPVLGSILARDGYLPRRLHTRGDRLAYSNGILTLATGAIILVLVFNASVTALIQLYVVGVFISFTVSQTGMMRHWTRLLRTDTSASVKERRKWKHSRVINGIGLAGTGVVLLIILASKFIHGAYLALIAMALVYVLMTGIKKHYDSVAQELELNSPSDRALPSRVHAVIMISDLNKPTMRAIQFAKATVPTFLEAVIVDVDPDVTDRLLERWDDEDIDIPLKVIASPYREITNPFIDHIRRIRSENPRDMVEVFIPEYVVGHWWEHVLHNQTALVVRARLHFMPGVLISSVPYQLRSSAVLEKRWKREDPRSWRDPSATISARH, encoded by the coding sequence GTGAAGGTTTTCCAAGCCGTCAAGAGGGTGCTCATCGGGCGCAAGCTTGAGAGCAGTGCTCTCGGTGAGACCCTCCTGCCGAAGCGGATCGCGCTACCGGTGTTCGCCTCTGACGCCCTGTCGAGCGTGGCGTACGCCCCTGACGAGATCCTCATCACCCTGTCATTGGCGGGTGCTGCCGGATTCGCGTTCTCGTGGAAGATTGGCATTGCTGTCGCCCTCGTCATGCTCATCGTCGTGATGAGCTACCGCCAGACGGTGCATGCGTACCCGTCCGGCGGTGGTGACTACGAGGTCGCGACGGCCAACCTCAGCCCACGATTCGGGCTTGTCGTGGCCTCTGCCCTCCTCGTCGACTACGTGTTGACGGTGGCCGTGTCGGTCTCGTCGGGCATCCAGAATGCCGAGGCCATGATCCCCGGTCTTGCCGGTCATGAGGGTGTCGCGGCGGCCGTTGTCATCGCGATTCTCACAGCCATGAACTTGCGTGGCGTCAGGGAGTCCGGAACTTTCTTCGCCATCCCCACCTACGCCTTCATGATCTCCGTGATCTGCATGGTTATTTGGGGTCTGACGAGGATTTTCGTCTTGGGGGACCACCTGCGTGCTCCTACCGCCGACTACACGGTCGTCGGAGCGCCGAAGTACACCGGCCTGGTCGGGATAGCTTTCGTCATCCTCATGGCGCGCACCTTCTCCTCAGGCTGTGCCGCCTTGACCGGTGTCGAGGCCATCTCCAACGGTGTGCCGTCCTTCCGCGAACCGAAGTCGAGGAACGCGGCCACCACCTTGGCAATGTTGGGCGGAATCGCCGTCTCGATGCTCATGGGCATCCTCATCCTGGCCAATGTCACCGGCGTCAAGATGTTCGACACGACGGGGGAGTCCCACCTCGTCGACACCCACGGACATGTCGTCACGGACCAGGTGACGGTCGTCGGACAGTTGGCCCGAACCGTCTTCTATGACTCCTTCAAGCCGGGGTTCTACATCATGATCGTCTGCACGATGATCATCTTGTTCCTGGCCGCCAACACGGCTTTCAACGGCTTCCCGGTGCTGGGTTCCATCCTCGCTCGTGACGGTTACCTGCCCCGCCGCCTGCACACCCGTGGTGACCGTCTCGCCTACTCCAACGGCATCCTGACGCTGGCCACCGGTGCCATCATCCTCGTGCTGGTCTTCAACGCCTCGGTGACTGCCCTCATCCAGTTGTACGTCGTTGGCGTCTTCATCTCGTTCACGGTGAGCCAAACCGGCATGATGCGCCACTGGACGCGGTTGCTGCGCACCGACACCTCCGCCTCGGTCAAGGAACGCCGCAAGTGGAAGCACTCGCGGGTCATCAACGGCATCGGTCTGGCGGGCACTGGTGTCGTCCTTCTCATCATCTTGGCGTCGAAGTTCATCCACGGTGCCTACCTCGCGCTCATCGCAATGGCCTTGGTGTACGTCCTCATGACGGGGATCAAGAAGCATTACGACTCGGTGGCCCAGGAGTTGGAGCTCAACAGCCCGTCCGACCGTGCCCTGCCGTCGCGAGTGCACGCGGTCATCATGATCTCGGACCTCAACAAGCCCACGATGAGGGCCATCCAGTTCGCCAAGGCCACCGTGCCGACCTTCTTGGAAGCGGTCATCGTCGACGTCGATCCTGACGTCACGGACCGTCTGTTGGAGCGGTGGGACGACGAGGACATCGACATTCCCCTCAAGGTCATTGCCTCCCCCTACCGCGAGATCACCAACCCCTTCATTGACCATATTCGCCGTATCCGTAGCGAGAACCCCCGAGACATGGTCGAGGTGTTCATCCCTGAGTACGTCGTCGGTCACTGGTGGGAGCACGTCCTGCACAACCAGACTGCTCTCGTGGTGCGGGCTCGCCTGCACTTCATGCCCGGAGTGCTCATCTCCTCGGTGCCCTACCAGTTGCGCAGCTCGGCGGTTCTGGAAAAGCGCTGGAAGCGGGAGGACCCGCGGTCATGGCGAGATCCCAGCGCCACCATCAGTGCGCGTCACTGA
- a CDS encoding endonuclease domain-containing protein yields MVVRTLQERLDQRGVARIHRHSYIRGQADRAVARGDAVRILPGVVAATALARQPTTIMQALLLWHRDVVIVGKAALVLLGMTAPGTTRPMDFRTIDEVEAFSSTRRVARPGIRVHRWHVPGRFITERQRVRIATAEVSVLVLAIQGQWEWVCEALRQRIVTPESCRRARKSLTGRYPKAQVEAALADIDLNAWSVPELEMARMLRAVGVRGHKPNRKVWAGDRSYYLDQAFDAEKVAVEIDGRSVHGTVEGFEETMMRSAHLDCHGWRVLHVTPTMMRRNPRFVLDWLASHLHRRHRPRTMFTEPVLRQIMGGAAPA; encoded by the coding sequence ATGGTTGTGAGAACTCTCCAAGAACGACTCGATCAACGCGGCGTGGCCCGTATCCATCGTCACAGCTACATCCGAGGCCAGGCCGACCGGGCAGTAGCTCGAGGAGACGCTGTGCGTATCCTGCCTGGCGTGGTCGCCGCCACAGCCCTGGCCAGACAACCCACCACGATCATGCAGGCGTTGCTGTTATGGCACCGCGACGTCGTGATCGTTGGCAAGGCCGCCCTTGTGCTGCTGGGGATGACGGCTCCTGGCACCACCAGACCCATGGATTTTCGAACCATCGATGAGGTTGAGGCGTTTTCCTCCACGCGCCGGGTGGCCCGCCCCGGTATTCGCGTGCATCGTTGGCATGTGCCAGGCCGGTTCATCACTGAGCGGCAACGGGTCCGCATCGCCACCGCTGAAGTATCCGTCCTCGTCCTGGCGATCCAGGGGCAGTGGGAGTGGGTCTGTGAAGCCCTTCGCCAACGGATCGTCACCCCCGAGTCATGTCGGCGGGCCCGTAAAAGCCTGACGGGCCGCTATCCCAAAGCCCAGGTCGAGGCCGCGTTGGCTGATATTGATCTCAACGCGTGGTCGGTTCCGGAGTTGGAGATGGCCCGAATGTTGCGTGCGGTGGGAGTGAGGGGTCATAAACCCAACCGGAAAGTGTGGGCAGGGGACCGCTCGTATTACCTGGATCAGGCCTTCGATGCTGAGAAAGTCGCGGTGGAGATTGATGGGCGGTCTGTGCACGGCACCGTTGAGGGATTCGAGGAGACGATGATGAGGTCGGCTCACCTGGACTGTCATGGCTGGAGGGTGCTCCACGTCACCCCGACCATGATGCGCAGGAATCCAAGGTTCGTGCTGGACTGGCTGGCCTCCCACCTCCACCGACGCCACCGACCCAGAACCATGTTCACCGAACCCGTCCTACGACAGATCATGGGCGGTGCCGCACCAGCCTGA
- the acnA gene encoding aconitate hydratase AcnA, producing MSVNSFDARRTLDVDGQSYEIYDITKVDGSDNLPYSLKVLLENLLRTEDGANITAEQISDLGHWDADAQPSKEIQFTPARVIMQDFTGVPCIVDLATMREAVADLGGDPSKVNPLSPAEMVIDHSVIVERFGTPQAFEQNKDIEYQRNRERYQFLRWGQTAFENFRVVPPGTGIVHQVNIEHLARVTFVRDEEGKKIAYPDTCVGTDSHTTMVNGLGVVGWGVGGIEAEAAMLGQPVSMLVPRVVGFKLSGQLPDGVTATDLVLTITQMLREHKVVGKFVEFYGPGVAAVPLANRATLGNMSPEYGSTIAVFPIDDVTLDYLRLTGRDESQVKLVEAYAKAQGMWHDPDREPRYSEYMELDLSTVKPSIAGPKRPQDRILVSEAKDTFEKTVGDYTTNPGAVVPVTLADGRSFELRNGAVTVAAITSCTNTSNPSVMIAAGLVAKKAHELGLSPKPWVKTSLAPGSQVVTDYFERAGLSEHLAAMGFDLVGYGCTTCIGNTGPLIPEVSAAINDNDLAVTAVLSGNRNFEGRISPDVKMNYLASPPLVVVYSIAGTMDIDLDNDVLATTPDGREVRLADLWPSTQEIEEIVGSSISAQMYSQRYADVFDGGPRWKELETPEGETFAWDPTSTYVRKLPIFDGMKAEPDPVGDITGARVLLKLGDSVTTDHISPAGNIKTDSPAGQWLAGNGVERRDFNSYGSRRGNHEVMMRGTFANIRLRNQLAPGTEGGFTRDFTKADGPVTTVYDASVSYREQGIPLVVLGGKEYGSGSSRDWAAKGTQLLGVKAVITESYERIHRSNLIGMGVLPLQFPEGQSADSLGLTGEETFEITGVDKINETIPETVHVKAVNGDKVVEFDAVVRIDTPGERSYYLNGGILQYVLRNMARH from the coding sequence ATGAGTGTCAACAGCTTCGACGCGAGGCGAACCCTCGACGTCGACGGCCAGTCCTACGAGATCTACGACATCACCAAGGTTGATGGTTCCGACAACCTGCCATACAGCCTCAAGGTTCTGCTTGAGAACCTGTTGCGCACCGAGGATGGTGCCAACATCACCGCTGAGCAGATCAGCGATCTGGGGCATTGGGATGCCGACGCGCAGCCGTCCAAGGAGATCCAGTTCACCCCGGCCCGCGTCATCATGCAGGACTTCACCGGCGTGCCCTGCATCGTCGACCTGGCCACCATGCGAGAGGCTGTCGCCGACCTCGGAGGTGACCCCAGCAAGGTCAACCCGCTGTCTCCCGCCGAGATGGTCATCGACCACTCCGTCATCGTCGAGCGCTTCGGCACCCCGCAGGCCTTCGAGCAGAACAAGGACATCGAGTACCAGCGCAACCGCGAGCGCTACCAGTTCCTGCGTTGGGGGCAGACGGCCTTCGAGAACTTCCGCGTCGTCCCGCCAGGCACTGGCATCGTCCACCAGGTCAACATCGAGCACCTCGCCCGCGTGACCTTCGTCCGTGACGAGGAGGGCAAGAAGATCGCCTACCCCGACACCTGCGTCGGCACCGACTCCCACACCACCATGGTCAACGGCCTGGGCGTCGTCGGCTGGGGCGTGGGCGGCATCGAGGCCGAGGCCGCCATGCTCGGCCAGCCTGTCTCCATGCTGGTTCCGCGCGTTGTCGGCTTCAAGCTCTCCGGCCAGCTTCCCGACGGCGTCACTGCCACCGACCTCGTCCTGACGATCACCCAGATGCTTCGTGAGCACAAGGTCGTCGGCAAGTTCGTCGAGTTCTACGGTCCCGGTGTGGCCGCCGTGCCGCTGGCCAACCGCGCCACCCTGGGCAACATGAGCCCCGAGTACGGGTCGACCATCGCCGTCTTCCCCATTGACGACGTCACCCTGGACTACCTGCGCCTCACCGGCCGTGACGAGTCCCAGGTCAAGCTCGTCGAGGCTTACGCCAAGGCCCAGGGAATGTGGCACGACCCGGATCGCGAACCGCGGTACTCCGAATACATGGAGCTCGACCTGTCCACGGTCAAGCCGTCCATCGCCGGCCCGAAGCGTCCTCAGGATCGCATCCTCGTCTCCGAGGCCAAGGACACCTTCGAGAAGACCGTTGGTGACTACACCACCAACCCGGGTGCCGTCGTCCCCGTCACCCTGGCCGACGGACGCTCCTTCGAGCTGCGCAACGGTGCCGTGACGGTTGCCGCCATCACCTCGTGCACCAACACGTCGAACCCGAGCGTCATGATCGCCGCCGGTCTGGTGGCCAAGAAGGCCCACGAGCTGGGTCTGTCTCCCAAGCCCTGGGTCAAGACCTCGTTGGCTCCGGGCTCCCAGGTCGTCACCGACTACTTTGAGCGCGCCGGACTCTCCGAGCACCTCGCAGCCATGGGCTTCGACCTGGTTGGCTACGGCTGCACCACGTGTATCGGCAACACCGGTCCGCTCATCCCCGAGGTCTCGGCCGCCATCAACGACAATGATCTGGCCGTCACGGCCGTCCTGTCTGGTAACCGAAACTTCGAGGGTCGTATCAGCCCCGACGTCAAGATGAACTACCTGGCCAGCCCGCCGCTGGTTGTGGTCTACTCGATCGCCGGCACCATGGACATCGACCTCGACAACGACGTCCTGGCCACCACCCCGGACGGCCGCGAGGTGCGTCTGGCCGATCTGTGGCCATCCACCCAGGAGATCGAGGAGATCGTCGGATCGTCCATCTCCGCCCAGATGTACTCGCAGCGCTACGCCGACGTCTTCGACGGTGGCCCGCGGTGGAAGGAGCTGGAGACCCCCGAGGGCGAGACCTTCGCATGGGACCCCACATCCACCTACGTCCGCAAGTTGCCGATCTTCGACGGTATGAAGGCTGAGCCCGACCCAGTCGGTGACATCACCGGCGCTCGCGTCTTGCTCAAGCTCGGCGATTCGGTCACCACGGACCACATCTCACCGGCCGGCAACATCAAGACCGACTCCCCGGCGGGCCAGTGGCTGGCTGGCAACGGCGTCGAGCGTCGAGACTTCAACTCCTACGGCTCCCGCCGTGGCAACCACGAGGTCATGATGCGTGGCACCTTCGCCAACATCCGCCTGCGCAATCAGCTTGCCCCGGGCACCGAGGGGGGCTTCACCCGGGACTTCACCAAGGCTGATGGACCGGTCACCACGGTCTATGACGCCTCGGTGAGCTACCGCGAGCAGGGCATCCCGTTGGTCGTCCTGGGTGGCAAGGAGTACGGCTCCGGGTCTTCTCGTGACTGGGCCGCCAAGGGCACCCAGCTGCTGGGCGTCAAGGCCGTCATCACCGAGAGCTACGAGCGCATCCACCGCTCCAACCTCATCGGCATGGGTGTCCTGCCGCTGCAGTTCCCGGAGGGGCAGTCTGCTGATTCCCTCGGTCTGACCGGTGAGGAGACCTTCGAGATCACCGGCGTCGACAAGATCAACGAGACGATCCCGGAGACGGTCCACGTCAAGGCCGTCAACGGTGACAAGGTCGTCGAGTTTGACGCCGTCGTGCGCATCGACACCCCAGGGGAGCGTTCCTACTACCTCAATGGGGGCATCCTGCAGTATGTGCTGAGGAACATGGCTCGTCACTGA
- a CDS encoding DUF3093 domain-containing protein, whose protein sequence is MVNSPHPSGTVVYSERLWAPFSWWLIGAAVAISLIVAIGAWTSPSTGIIVAVITTALVVAVFVEAGRVRIVVTEEGFGAGSSWIEWKWVDRVRGVDAQTMASVMHSSHQVGSFLLTRPWIRSGLVLRLADPADPHQAWIVSTRHPDAVAAIVSEYVMAPDSAPVSVSSVSPDPSNDSRDEEDNRG, encoded by the coding sequence ATGGTGAATTCCCCCCACCCTTCCGGAACAGTGGTCTACTCCGAGAGACTCTGGGCGCCGTTCTCGTGGTGGCTCATCGGCGCCGCGGTGGCGATCTCGCTCATCGTGGCGATTGGTGCCTGGACGAGCCCGTCCACGGGCATCATCGTCGCCGTCATCACCACGGCTCTCGTCGTTGCCGTCTTCGTCGAGGCCGGACGGGTACGCATCGTCGTGACGGAGGAAGGATTCGGGGCAGGATCGTCCTGGATAGAGTGGAAGTGGGTCGACCGGGTACGCGGCGTGGATGCCCAGACCATGGCCTCGGTGATGCATTCCAGCCATCAGGTGGGCTCCTTCCTCCTCACGCGGCCCTGGATCAGGTCGGGGCTGGTGTTGAGGCTTGCTGATCCTGCTGACCCACATCAGGCTTGGATCGTCAGTACACGTCACCCCGACGCAGTGGCGGCGATCGTGTCTGAGTACGTCATGGCTCCCGATTCCGCCCCCGTGTCCGTCTCGTCCGTTTCCCCTGACCCTTCCAATGACTCTCGTGATGAGGAGGACAACCGTGGCTGA
- a CDS encoding DUF6767 domain-containing protein, which yields MADPVPKCPLRPGDPCSLCQLYVTGPQDCGLVYLVMGDDALRDELVKSRKTAREKARKTAPAQPVDTTNAELGPDPRLEGLD from the coding sequence ATGGCAGACCCAGTTCCGAAGTGTCCGCTACGCCCAGGAGACCCCTGCAGCCTGTGCCAGCTCTATGTCACCGGGCCTCAGGATTGTGGGTTGGTCTACCTCGTCATGGGTGACGACGCTCTGCGCGACGAGCTCGTGAAATCGCGGAAAACAGCGCGCGAGAAGGCCAGGAAGACGGCTCCTGCGCAACCGGTTGACACGACCAACGCTGAGTTGGGACCTGATCCTCGGCTTGAAGGGCTCGACTGA
- a CDS encoding OB-fold nucleic acid binding domain-containing protein, with translation MVRGTDPRAPRESMLRRVLHRVTASNEDLVDDDLQRSSIKAGVSTIAEAAMRSRASLQGRIEVLTLNPRGTNCWLEAELRDGTGAVTLIWMGRRRIAGLRAGRRISVEGMITEADGRRVIYNPRYTVLPD, from the coding sequence ATGGTCAGAGGCACCGATCCTCGCGCTCCCCGCGAATCGATGCTTCGGCGGGTCCTGCACCGGGTCACGGCATCCAACGAGGATCTCGTCGATGACGACCTGCAGCGCTCCAGTATCAAGGCCGGGGTCTCGACGATTGCCGAGGCCGCGATGCGCTCCCGCGCATCTCTCCAGGGGCGCATCGAGGTGCTGACCCTCAACCCGCGCGGGACGAATTGTTGGCTTGAGGCGGAGCTGCGCGACGGCACTGGGGCGGTGACGCTGATCTGGATGGGCCGACGTCGCATTGCGGGTCTGCGTGCCGGACGACGGATCAGTGTCGAGGGGATGATCACCGAGGCTGATGGTCGCCGGGTCATTTACAACCCCCGGTACACCGTTCTTCCTGACTGA
- a CDS encoding DUF3710 domain-containing protein encodes MFGRKKRNDDVETDEVIDEELETSEEVPDDPEEDEPSEEKDTSAYRINLDREDGPFDIDEVDLDADDVERIDFGSLIVTPFENMQMQIQLDQTSGAVQSLLVVQGNSAIEVALFAAPASTLMIDEVHEEMIQGTAAQGGEANVGPGPMGAELRRIVPMKGPDGEDGYHVSRTWLAQGPRWLLRGVLMGESALGEKLDATGQLLLEFFCNLVVRRDDSPRVPGDVIPLKVPEGLRPEES; translated from the coding sequence ATGTTCGGTCGCAAGAAGCGCAACGACGACGTCGAGACGGATGAAGTCATCGACGAGGAGCTCGAGACCAGTGAGGAGGTTCCCGACGACCCCGAGGAGGACGAGCCCAGCGAGGAGAAGGACACCTCCGCCTACCGGATCAACCTCGACCGTGAGGACGGTCCCTTCGACATCGATGAGGTCGACCTCGACGCAGACGATGTTGAGCGCATCGATTTCGGTTCCCTCATCGTCACTCCCTTCGAGAACATGCAGATGCAGATCCAGCTGGATCAAACCTCTGGTGCTGTGCAGAGCCTGCTCGTCGTTCAGGGGAACTCCGCCATTGAGGTGGCCCTCTTCGCTGCTCCTGCCTCGACCCTCATGATCGACGAGGTACACGAGGAGATGATTCAGGGCACCGCTGCTCAGGGTGGTGAGGCCAATGTCGGCCCCGGCCCGATGGGTGCCGAGTTGCGTCGCATCGTCCCGATGAAGGGCCCCGACGGAGAGGACGGCTACCACGTCTCTCGCACCTGGCTGGCCCAGGGGCCACGCTGGCTGCTGCGCGGTGTGCTTATGGGCGAGTCCGCTCTCGGCGAGAAGCTCGACGCCACCGGTCAGTTGCTGCTGGAGTTCTTCTGCAACCTCGTGGTGCGCCGTGACGACAGTCCGCGTGTGCCCGGCGATGTCATCCCACTCAAGGTTCCTGAGGGTTTGCGCCCGGAGGAGTCCTGA